The window TGGGGTGACGTTGTATGGCGGCACACAACTGGCTGAAGATTATCAGGCACTGACGCTAGGTTCAGGGAAAAACCTCGGCGACTGGGGCGCATTTTCAGCCGATCTCACGCAGGCTTATAGCACGTTATCGGATGGTAGCGATCATAAAGGGCAATCACTGCGTTTCCTGTATGCCAAATCGCTGAATGATCTGGGGACGAATTTTCAGATCCTGGGTTATCGCTATTCAACCAAAGGTTTTTTTACGCTGGATGAAGCCAGCTATAAAAACATGAGTGGTTATACGGTCGACTTTACCGATGTTCAACCTGTGGTACGCGACTACTACAACCTGAATAACGCGAAAAAAAGCAGGATGCAGATGAATATCACCCAGCAGTTAGGGAAGGGAATGGGGTCCTTATTTTTAACGGGAAGCCGACAGGATTATTGGCATACCAAGGGTACAAACGATCTGTTGCAGGTCGGCTACAGCAATGTGTACCGCGGTGTGAGTTATAACCTGAGTTACAGCTATAACAAGAATCAAGGACTGGAAGAACGGAACCAGCTGTTTGCTTTTAACCTCTCTGTTCCACTGAGTCAGTGGCTCAGTGGACATCGTGAAGGGATTAACCTGCGGCGTTCACAGAATACGGCTTACGCTTCCTACAACATGACGTCGGACAATCAGGGGCGCACGTTACAGCAGGTAGGGCTCAGTGGCACGATGCTGTCGGATGGCAATCTCAACTACAACGTCTCCCAAGGGTATGGTAATCGCGGCATTGGGAATAGTGGGAACGCGGGGCTTGGCTATCAGGGCACCTATGGCAACAGCAACGCCAACTACAACTATACGCGCAACACCCGTCAGCTTAACTATGGGGTGAGCGGCGGAGTGGTGGCGCATGCCGATGGGGTCACGTTTAGTCAGCCGCTGGGCGATACCAACGTATTGATTAAGGTTCCCGGTACCAGCCGTGTCAAAGTGGAGAATACCACCGGTATCCAGACTGACTGGCGTGGCTATGCCGTTATTCCTTACGCCAGCGTTTATCGCAATAACCGCATTGCCCTCGACGTCAACTCGTTAAATCAAAACACAGAGGTCAACAATACTGTCGCCAACCTTGTACCGACGCGAGGGGCGATGGTTCGTGCCAGCTTTACCGCCTATCAAGGCGGGCGTGCGCTAATTTCGCTACAGCAGCGTAATGGCCGACCGGTTCCTTTTGGTGCGCTTGTCTCCCGTGTAGACAGCGATAGCACCGGTATTGTTGGTGACGATGGGCAGGTCTTCCTGTCTGGGCTAACCCCTGAAGGCGAGCTGAAGGTTGCATGGGGTAGTGGTTCACAGCAGCAATGTACGCTTCGCTACGCTCTTCCAGACGGCAGTGAAAACCAACCGGTATCCTATACGAAGGCGGTATGTCAATGAAATTATTAACGAAAAATAAAAGTGGCGCAACGCGAAGCGCTATGTGGTGGCGCGGCGTCAGCGTGGCGGGTTTGTTGGGGATTGCCAGTCAGGCCAGTGCGATACAATGCACGACCTCAAGTGGTTCACCTTTAACGTATGACTACACTTACGCGCTGGCTTCCAGCCAGAACAATGTCGGATATGTTACGGGGTGGAATGAAAAAACCGATGCAGGTTCCTATGCGATAAGTGGTCCATGTAATAACCGAGATACGGTCTACTATTCCGCCCGGTCCGGCCCATCGTTGGTTTTGGCATCAACGGAAAGCGGCGTGAACTGGTTTGATATTACCGGCAATGATTATCTCCAGGTGGCATCGCGTATTTTTGTTTATAACCGCACCTCGGCGGGCATTTTTCATAATGTGCCGTTTACCGATGTGAGCAACAACTGTGATGGACTGTGCGGTGGGAATGCGACAACGGGCAGTCGGGTTCAGGTAAATTTCCGTATCAAACGCAAGTTTGTCGGGGTTTCCAATATCCCGATGACACCCATTTTTTACCTCTATGGCAATCAGGGAGGTAGTGGGCAAAGCGTGGGGTCGCCACTGGTGGTTGGCTACATGAGCGGTTCGGTCACGGTTCCTCAAAGTTGCGTTTTGAATGCGGGTCAGATCATCAGCATTGATTTTGGCGGAATTTCATCAGGGGCGTTTAAAACGGCGGGTGAAAAACCGGAGGGGGTTCCACCGGTGACGCGGACGATTGGTATCGCCTGCAACGGTATCGATGCACAGGCAAGTATGTCGATGCGTCTTCAGGCTGATAAATCGTCTGGCAACATGGTGGTTTCTGACAATCCTGACGTCGGCTTTATTGTTACAGACAGTGGAAGTAATCCCTTGACGCCCAATGATATTGCGAGCGTGATTCCTTTTACGCTGGATGAGGCAGCAAGTGCCAATGTGGCGATTACTGCGTATCCGGTCAGCGTGACGGGGACTAAGCCCCAGGAAGGCGTCGCGACAGCAAATGCCTATCTGCGCGTCGATTTTTACTAAAAGGGGGAATCGATGAACCGATCTCAGGGTGTGATGGCTGGCGCGGTGCGTACGCGAGTAACATGGGCCGCGCGTTTCGGCTGGGTTTCTCTGCTCTTTATGACGTGTGCTGTGCAGCCAGTCCGTGCCGATCTCGGGCTGACTAATATGCGGCTCACGGCGACGCTGCTGGCGAACAGCTGTAGCGTCAGCACAGGGACGCAGGAACAAACGGTTGAACTCGGTACCTGGCCAAGTAAGCAGTTTGCGGTAGGATCGCAAAGCCCTAATCCTACGCGTTTCGAGATTGTGCTGGAGAACTGCGGCGTCGCGGCATCTGGCGTCGAGATCACGTTTCATGGCAGCGCGCCAGTGGGGGATAGTACGCTGCTCGCGCTTAATGCCAGTAGCAGTGCGACGAATGTTGCCGTGGCGATACTGGATAGCGAACGCCGTCGGTTGCCACTTGGCCAACCGACACCCGTTTATGCGCTGTCGGCAAACGCTGCACGCGTGCCGCTGGTGTTTTACGGGCAGTATGTTGCGATTGGTACGCCAGTCACGGTCGGTTCTGCAAATGCGGATGCAACATTTACCCTAACCTATCAGTAAACGTTGGAAGACGGTATTGAAGAGACGTGACGGGTCAGGTGACCCGTCGTGATAAGTGATTATTTAATTACATTCAGTGAGGTGGCGTAATTTACCGTGTTCTAACGTGAGTAAACCTTGTTGTTGTAATTGTTTCAGTCCCCGTTTTATCGTGCTTTTTGATAGTGATGTCCGTTGAGAAATATAGGACAGAGCAGAAAAGCGGAGTTTGACATCCGGGGGAAGTTGATTCAGCGAACGTAGCATTTTATGCACGATAGAAAGTGAATCGCCATGATTCCCAATACAGTGATCGATCAGTGCATGAAAGCCGGTATTAACAATCGTTAAGACATCATCGAAACGTTCATAAGCCGTAATGATGCGCATGGCGGTATTGAAAGGAATACTACGAATTTTCCCATAATCGACCCTTTCCAGATAAAGTTCGCCACCATCAAGTGTCACCATGGACCAGCCAACGATAGCGGGTGATAAGATAACAGAAATAACCTTATCATCGATGGATTGCTTCATTAAGAATGTTCCTTCATCCAGGAAGTAAATAACTTGCTCCCCTGATGGATAAAAGAAATAGAGCCGTTTCCCTTTAATAACTTTGGTTGGGGTTGCGATATTGCTGTGTGGAGAAAGTATTTTTGTGATGCGAAAAATAGATGTATTTAATTCTTTCATTTAAAACCTGTGCATGATGGAGTTATAACGCGTCCATTTCGTCTTATGATGAATGTAAATTCCTTAAAGGTATGTAATTAATTGTGTGGTTTTGAAAGTCAATCCATATTCGACTAAATATATTATTGTCTTTTAATCAATAGAGACCTCATTAGTTTAAATGACTATATGGGTAATGCTTCATTAGCACCATGAAATGACAAACAAGACCGCAGTGCGGCATTGTTTTTTGATGTCATGATGTTTTCGGAAATTAAACCTTGTAGTTAGTGTGCTTTACTTTTAATAATAAATTTATTTGAGATCCAATGTTAATTATTATTGATTTCGAAATTGTAGTTTAAGATTTCGATAATTCAATTGTTATTGGCTTATTTGTCATTGCAGCTCAGGTGTATATTTATAAGGCATTGATATTATTTGGTTTGGGTGGTGGTTTTATCTGGTTTGACCTGTCAGATGGGAACGAAAATTATTAAATTACACCAAGAAATAATACTGTTAATGAGACTTGTTATCAAAGCGGCGTGAGGTTTTATTTACGTATGGCTTCGACATTGAAAATACAGGGATAGTCGGAGGAGAGAGGAATACTGACGGTTAGAGAAAAAAACTCAGGGTGATAAGGCCACAAAGCAGAACGAGGGACAACATAATTTCAAATGAATAACGACGCATCATTTTCCCGTCCCCCGATGAAATAAACACCCGGTAAACCGGGTGTTTGATAGTTGCTCTATTTTGGTCATCCTTTAGCGATTTGATTCAAATCGGGACTGACCGAAAGTGGCTCCTTCCCGTGGGGAAGGAGCGGGTACTTATTGATTACGCGGCTGGCGTGGTGGTAGCCGGTTTTGCAGTTTTCGCTTTTTTCACGTGTTTCTTGGCAGCCTGTGCTTTCTGAGCAGGAGCTGGTTTAGCTTTCTTCACGTGTTTTTTGGCAGCTTGCGCTTTCTGAGCAGGAGCTGGTTTAGCTTTTTTCACGTGTTTCTTGGCAGCTTGCGCTTTTTGAGCAGGAGCTGGTTTAGCTTTCTTCACGTGTTTCTTGGCAGCTTGCGCTTTCTGAGCAGGCGCTGGCTTCGCTTTCTTCACATGTTTCTTGGCAGCCTGCGCTTTTTGTTCAGCGGCAGGTTTCGCTTTTTTCACCTGTTTTTTATGGTGAACGGCTTTAGCCGGAGCAGACGTGGTCGCCGTTGGCTGAGCTGGTGCGGTGGTTACGGTATCCGCGGCAAACGCTACAGAGGACAGACCCAGTGCCGCACCTGCGATCATAACTAATACTTTATTCATCATCATTTCCTCGTTATCTCATTCACGTTTCGTAGCCCTCGGTTGGGCCGGTGAAGAGAGAATAGGAGAAACAGAGAGCGGCTTCAGTGAGTGATTGGTTTCGGCGTGTAACCTAATGTACAAGCCAGGGAACTGAGGGAAACAGGAGAGAAACGGCGGGGTTACCGCCGTCTCTGCGTTAGTGCTGGATGGCGATGGCTGGCTGCGCTGTCGTGGTTTTTACCGGCCAGCAAAAGCGGAAACGAGCGCCGCCGAGCGGGCTTTCATCCACGGTAATGCTGCCTTCGTAGGCGCGGGCGATAGCATGAACAATGGCCAGCCCGAGCCCACACCCGCCACTGCTGTTCTCGATACCCGCTTCCAGACGGATAAACGGTTCAAACACGCTTTCCCGGCTTTCGGGCGCAATACCGGGGCCGTCATCTTCGACTTGCAGACAGGCGATATGTTCGGCGTCGGACGTCAGGCTGATGTGTAATCGGCTATGGCAGAAGCGCAACCCGTTACCGATCAAGTTATTCAGAACCCGTTCCATCAGGCGCAAATCGAGTGCGCCAATCTGCGCTGAAGGGGGCATATCCAACGAAATATGTTTGTCAGGGTGGATTAGACGAAAATCGTCAACTTTTGCCTGTAACCACGAAGGAATATCGATATTGGCAAGGTGCAACGTCACCTGCGGACGGTCGAGTCGGGCATAGGTCAGCAGCTCGTCAATCAGTGCTTCAAGC is drawn from Pectobacterium aroidearum and contains these coding sequences:
- a CDS encoding fimbrial biogenesis usher protein gives rise to the protein MRSEPTKQQRSAAPYRAVRPCLRWYPAVMLYMAFPLAGDAETFFNPTFLSDDPSAIADLSRFDKGEGQPPGIYRVEIYVNAEYAFSRDVAFQLRTPSDKPSSDDTGLEPCLPIALLEQLNVNLQSFPSLRDEPASACINVPQAIPDASVRFDFELQRLNISLPQIALKNAGRGYIPPEEWDEGITSALFNYQFTGSNTHGDARSDSYFLNLDSGVNWNGWRLRDYSTWRYSRYANQRYNEFQHVSTYLQRAIIPWRSELTLGDSNTVGEVFDSLGFRGVQIASDDAMLPDSLRGFAPTIRGIAKSNARVTIRQNGYVIYQAYVAPGAFEITDLYPTSSSGDLQVTITESDNSTNSFFVPYSAVPLLQRENRMKYSAMVGKYRSNNPQQDQPLFGQGTLIWGRSAGVTLYGGTQLAEDYQALTLGSGKNLGDWGAFSADLTQAYSTLSDGSDHKGQSLRFLYAKSLNDLGTNFQILGYRYSTKGFFTLDEASYKNMSGYTVDFTDVQPVVRDYYNLNNAKKSRMQMNITQQLGKGMGSLFLTGSRQDYWHTKGTNDLLQVGYSNVYRGVSYNLSYSYNKNQGLEERNQLFAFNLSVPLSQWLSGHREGINLRRSQNTAYASYNMTSDNQGRTLQQVGLSGTMLSDGNLNYNVSQGYGNRGIGNSGNAGLGYQGTYGNSNANYNYTRNTRQLNYGVSGGVVAHADGVTFSQPLGDTNVLIKVPGTSRVKVENTTGIQTDWRGYAVIPYASVYRNNRIALDVNSLNQNTEVNNTVANLVPTRGAMVRASFTAYQGGRALISLQQRNGRPVPFGALVSRVDSDSTGIVGDDGQVFLSGLTPEGELKVAWGSGSQQQCTLRYALPDGSENQPVSYTKAVCQ
- a CDS encoding fimbrial protein; its protein translation is MKLLTKNKSGATRSAMWWRGVSVAGLLGIASQASAIQCTTSSGSPLTYDYTYALASSQNNVGYVTGWNEKTDAGSYAISGPCNNRDTVYYSARSGPSLVLASTESGVNWFDITGNDYLQVASRIFVYNRTSAGIFHNVPFTDVSNNCDGLCGGNATTGSRVQVNFRIKRKFVGVSNIPMTPIFYLYGNQGGSGQSVGSPLVVGYMSGSVTVPQSCVLNAGQIISIDFGGISSGAFKTAGEKPEGVPPVTRTIGIACNGIDAQASMSMRLQADKSSGNMVVSDNPDVGFIVTDSGSNPLTPNDIASVIPFTLDEAASANVAITAYPVSVTGTKPQEGVATANAYLRVDFY
- a CDS encoding fimbrial protein, which produces MNRSQGVMAGAVRTRVTWAARFGWVSLLFMTCAVQPVRADLGLTNMRLTATLLANSCSVSTGTQEQTVELGTWPSKQFAVGSQSPNPTRFEIVLENCGVAASGVEITFHGSAPVGDSTLLALNASSSATNVAVAILDSERRRLPLGQPTPVYALSANAARVPLVFYGQYVAIGTPVTVGSANADATFTLTYQ
- a CDS encoding helix-turn-helix domain-containing protein, with product MKELNTSIFRITKILSPHSNIATPTKVIKGKRLYFFYPSGEQVIYFLDEGTFLMKQSIDDKVISVILSPAIVGWSMVTLDGGELYLERVDYGKIRSIPFNTAMRIITAYERFDDVLTIVNTGFHALIDHCIGNHGDSLSIVHKMLRSLNQLPPDVKLRFSALSYISQRTSLSKSTIKRGLKQLQQQGLLTLEHGKLRHLTECN
- the asr gene encoding acid resistance repetitive basic protein Asr, which produces MNKVLVMIAGAALGLSSVAFAADTVTTAPAQPTATTSAPAKAVHHKKQVKKAKPAAEQKAQAAKKHVKKAKPAPAQKAQAAKKHVKKAKPAPAQKAQAAKKHVKKAKPAPAQKAQAAKKHVKKAKPAPAQKAQAAKKHVKKAKTAKPATTTPAA